A genomic region of Raphanus sativus cultivar WK10039 chromosome 6, ASM80110v3, whole genome shotgun sequence contains the following coding sequences:
- the LOC130496474 gene encoding uncharacterized protein LOC130496474, with the protein MEQTWRAIVLLAAVLCASVLVTPGAAHDDQPPSFPIDIEKCWSSLINVNGCVLQLFESVFSGKFGNVGIACCKAFSTIDANCWPHMFPLNPFFPPLIKDNCAHIVPN; encoded by the coding sequence ATGGAACAAACATGGAGAGCAATAGTCTTGTTAGCCGCAGTTTTGTGTGCTTCTGTTTTGGTCACTCCAGGAGCAGCTCACGACGATCAGCCACCTAGTTTCCCTATCGACATTGAGAAATGTTGGTCGTCTCTCATTAACGTCAATGGATGTGTGCTCCAACTCTTTGAGTCAGTTTTCTCAGGCAAGTTTGGAAACGTTGGAATCGCATGTTGCAAGGCGTTTTCGACTATAGATGCTAACTGCTGGCCTCATATGTTTCCGTTGAACCCGTTCTTCCCACCTCTTATCAAAGACAATTGCGCCCACATAGTTCCAAATTAA
- the LOC130496471 gene encoding uncharacterized protein LOC130496471, producing the protein MYFYAQRKSEFRQKKQRERARVRGTKVNMDACFLTSRSISGVKEIVPFIKTRVFSCPKRNSSQLITRKVVAPISVKCSLSDSWKPLEDNTELFKDCVNKSKAEDDWKEFRARLVAGEQAATTSDMVVDCSSSSSLLITLGDKWAHKISEPETGCLLIATEKQDGVHIFEKTVVLILSVGPSGPVGVILNRPSIMSIKETKAAVLDMGGTFADKRIFFGGPLEEGLFLVSPRNGGDSEVEKSGVFRQVMEGLYYGTRESVGLAAEMVKRKLVGRSEVRFFDGYCGWEKEQLKADILRGYWTVAACSSSVVEIGSDVQSHGLWDEVVGLIGPQTGSVFM; encoded by the exons atGTACTTTTATGCTCAGAGGAAAAGTGAATTTAGAcagaaaaaacagagagagagagctagagTCAGAGGAACTAAAGTGAACATGGATGCTTGTTTTCttacttcaagatcaatctctgGTGTTAAAGAGATTGTCCCTTTCATCAAAACCAGAGTCTTCTCTTGTCCCAAGAGAAACTCCAGCCAGTTAATCACCAGGAAGGTTGTTGCTCCGATCTCTGTAAAAT GTTCTCTTTCGGATTCATGGAAGCCACTGGAGGATAATACTGAGCTCTTCAAGGATTGTGTCAACAAATCTAAAGCAGAAGATGACTGGAAAGAGTTCAGGGCAAGGCTCGTAGCTGGGGAACAAGCTGCAACCACCTCTGACATGGTGGTGGActgttcatcatcatcttccttaCTGATCACACTTGGAGACAAATGGGCACACAAGATCAGCGAGCCAGAGACAGGATGTCTCTTGATAGCCACAGAGAAGCAAGATGGAGTTCACATCTTCGAAAAGACAGTGGTCCTCATCCTCTCTGTTGGACCCTCAGGTCCTGTAGGAGTCATTCTCAACCGTCCATCGATTATGTCAATCAAGGAGACAAAAGCAGCGGTCTTAGACATGGGGGGAACGTTTGCCGACAAGAGAATCTTCTTTGGTGGACCTTTGGAAGAAGGGTTGTTCCTTGTGAGTCCTAGGAACGGCGGGGACAGCGAGGTTGAGAAGAGTGGAGTGTTCAGACAAGTGATGGAAGGATTGTACTACGGGACGAGAGAGAGTGTGGGATTGGCTGCAGAGATGGTGAAGAGGAAGTTGGTGGGAAGAAGTGAGGTGAGGTTCTTTGATGGGTATTGTGGTTGGGAAAAAGAGCAGTTGAAAGCAGATATCTTGAGAGGGTATTGGACTGTGGCTGCTTGTAGCTCAAGTGTTGTTGAGATTGGTTCAGATGTCCAAAGTCATGGTCTTTGGGATGAGGTTGTTGGGCTTATTGGTCCTCAAACTGGCTCTGTTTTCATGTAA
- the LOC130495600 gene encoding uncharacterized protein LOC130495600, with translation MDIPGLNAFGPKSPSQRDGKIYFNVKELMKEALVADAISASNWALPNPRSEQEVTLHSYLTTISLPLPIDVSDVFEWRAADFPLNEFNSRATWEVLRPRQPIQDWHDVVWFKGALPKHAFTMWVANYDRLPTRARLASWNLLVPATCPLCASHAETRDHLFLSCRYANDIWSYVFARCNPPPRRFTEWSELLSWIRATHSRRLQLLRKLASQAVIFHIWKQRNNLIHNNDALPASTVFRSIDKEMKNIISSRRSQKVFSSLMDKDALMDMLTFLTVEEAIKKRVEIKTRTYGQEVKVGRMEEKEEEEESQVYKISPILVGHLYGDWIMPLTKEVQVEYLLRRLD, from the exons atGGACATACCAGGCTTGAATGCGTTTGGTCCTAAGAGTCCTAGTCAGAGAGATGGGAAGATATACTTTAACGTCAAGGAGTTGAT GAAGGAGGCGCTGGTGGCTGACGCCATCTCTGCTTCAAACTGGGCGCTGCCCAACCCTCGCTCTGAGCAGGAAGTTACTCTTCACTCTTATTTAACTACTATTTCGCTTCCATTGCCTATTGATGTCAGTGATGTTTTTGAATGGAGAGCTGCTGATTTCCCTTTGAATGAATTTAATTCTAGGGCCACATGGGAGGTGCTGAGACCTAGACAGCCGATACAGGACTGGCATGATGTAGTCTGGTTCAAAGGAGCCCTACCGAAGCATGCTTTCACGATGTGGGTCGCCAACTATGATCGTTTGCCAACAAGGGCTAGGCTAGCCTCCTGGAATCTGTTGGTGCCTGCAACTTGTCCACTCTGTGCCTCTCATGCCGAAACGCGCGACCACCTCTTTCTCTCCTGCCGTTATGCCAACGACATCTGGTCCTATGTGTTTGCAAGATGTAATCCTCCCCCACGGAGGTTTACAGAATGGAGTGAACTCTTATCCTGGATCCGAGCAACTCACTCAAGGAGACTGCAACTGCTCAGGAAGCTGGCTTCTCAGGCTGTGATATTCCATATTTGGAAACAGCGTAACAACTTGATTCACAACAATGACGCCTTGCCAGCTTCAACTGTTTTCAGGTCTATTGATAAGGAAATGAAAAACATTATTTCTTCAAGGAGATCTCAGAAAGTTTTTAGTTCACTTATG GATAAGGATGCGTTGATGGATATGCTGACATTCTTGACTGTGGAGGAGGCGATAAAGAAGAGAGTTGAGATAAAAACCAGAACGTACGGGCAAGAAGTGAAAGTGGGGAGGAtggaggagaaagaagaagaagaagaatctcaAGTTTACAAAATCAGCCCAATCTTGGTGGGGCATTTGTATGGAGATTGGATCATGCCCTTGACTAAAGAAGTTCAAGTGGAGTATTTGCTTAGAAGACTAgactga
- the LOC108811549 gene encoding uncharacterized protein LOC108811549, which translates to MAARRNVRYAQLPGDEDDEDYGNGGGRRRDYDPRFDYTPKAFDRVPWKSIALALFLLFLGCLLLLLAVFIFTGHMEGDSSQGYALLVLGILTFLPGFYETRIAYYSWRGAEGYRFAAIPSY; encoded by the exons ATGGCGGCGAGGAGAAACGTACGGTACGCTCAGCTTCCAGGGGACGAAGACGATGAGGATTACGGAAACGGTGGCGGGAGGAGGAGAGATTACGATCCTCGCTTCGATTATACACCGAAAGCGTTTGATAGAGTACCGTGGAAATCGATAGCGTTAGCTTTGTTTCTTCTGTTTCTCGGTTGCTTGCTTCTTCTCTTGGCGGTTTTCATCTTCACCGGTCACATGGAAGGAGATAGCTCTCAGGGTTACGCGCTTCTTGTTCTTGGCATCCTTACTTTCCTCCCTG GGTTCTATGAGACTCGGATTGCTTACTATTCGTGGAGAGGAGCTGAAGGGTATCGTTTCGCAGCCATTCCTTCCTACTGA
- the LOC108811542 gene encoding SNF1-related protein kinase catalytic subunit alpha KIN11, with protein sequence MDHHSSNRFGNGVESILANYKLGKTLGIGSFGKVKIAEHVVTGHKVAIKILNRRKIKNMDMEEKVRREIKILRLFMHHHIIRQYEVIETPSDIYVVMEYVKSGELFDYIVEKGRLQEDEARTFFQQIISGVEYCHRNMVVHRDLKPENLLLDSRCNIKIADFGLSNVMRDGHFLKTSCGSPNYAAPEVISGKLYAGPEVDVWSCGVILYALLCGTLPFDDENIPNLFKKIKGGIYTLPSHLSSDARDLIPRMLVVDPVKRITIPEIRQHRWFQTHLPRYLAVAPPDTVEQAKKINEEIVQEVVNMGFDRNLVMESLRNRVQNDATVTYYLLLDNRFRVPSGYLESEFQETTDSGSNPMRQAEAAGSPVGHWVPAHMDQYGLGGRSQVPSDRKWALGLQSHAHPREIMNEVLKALQELNVCWKKIGHYNMKCRWVPGFADVQNRMDNNQLHFGDESSIIEDDCAMTSPTVIKFELQLYKAREEKYLLDIQRVNGPQFLFLDLCAAFLTELRVI encoded by the exons ATGGATCAtcattcatcaaatagattcgGGAATGGAGTGGAATCCATTTTAGCAAACTACAAGCTCGGCAAAACCCTCGGAATCGGATCTTTCGGCAAAGTTAAAATAGCGGAGCATGTTGTCACTGGCCACAAGGTTGCTATCAAGATCCTCAATCGCCGTAAGATCAAGAACATGGATATGGAAGAGAAag TGAGGAGGGAGATTAAAATTCTCAGACTGTTTATGCATCATCACATCATTCGGCAGTATGAAGTCATAGAGACTCCAAGTGACATTTACGTTGTGATGGAGTATGTCAAATCCGGTGAGCTCTTTGATTACATTGTTGAGAAAGGCAGGTTACAAGAGGATGAGGCTCGTACCTTTTTCCAGcag ATAATATCTGGTGTGGAGTATTGCCATCGCAATATGGTTGTCCATAGAGACCTCAAGCCTGAGAATCTGCTGTTGGACTCGAGGTGCAATATCAAGATTGCGGATTTTGGACTGAGTAATGTCATGAGGGATGGTCATTTTCTGAAGACGAGCTGTGGAAGCCCCAACTACGCTGCTCCTGAG GTTATATCAGGAAAATTATACGCTGGACCTGAAGTAGATGTATGGAGCTGCGGAGTGATACTGTATGCTTTACTCTGTGGTACTCTTCCATTTGATGATGAAAACATTCCCAACCTTTTCAAGAAAATTAAG GGTGGTATTTACACTCTTCCAAGCCATTTATCATCTGACGCTAGGGACCTTATCCCAAGGATGCTTGTAGTTGACCCAGTGAAACGAATCACCATTCCTGAGATCCGTCAACACCGTTGGTTCCAGACTCATCTTCCTCGTTATCTCGCTGTTGCTCCACCTGACACAGTAGAGCAGGCCAAAAAG ATCAACGAGGAGATAGTTCAAGAAGTGGTTAACATGGGATTTGACAGAAACCTGGTTATGGAATCTCTTCGCAACAGAGTACAAAACGAT GCTACTGTTACATACTACCTGTTATTGGACAACCGGTTCCGTGTTCCAAGTGGCTATCTTGAATCCGAGTTTCAGGAGACAACA GACAGTGGTTCCAATCCTATGCGCCAAGCTGAAGCGGCTGGTTCACCTGTAGGCCACTGGGTTCCAGCACATATGGATCAGTACGGGTTGGGAGGAAGATCACAAGTCCCAAGTGACCGTAAATGGGCTCTTGGACTTCAG TCCCATGCGCATCCTCGTGAAATCATGAACGAAGTATTAAAAGCTCTTCAAGAACTCAATGTGTGTTGGAAGAAGATTGGTCACTACAACATGAAGTGCCGATGGGTTCCTGGTTTTGCTGATGTTCAGAATAGAATGGACAACAATCAGCTGCACTTCGGAGATGAATCCAGCATCATCGAGGATGACTGTGCCATGACCTCACCCACCGTCATCAAATTTGAACTTCAG CTATACAAAGCTCGGGAAGAGAAGTACTTGCTGGATATACAGAGAGTTAACGGTCCCCAGTTTCTCTTCTTAGATCTATGCGCCGCCTTTCTTACAGAGCTCCGTGTGATCTGA
- the LOC108811546 gene encoding pectinesterase 31, whose protein sequence is METSRVVRVTQDGSGDYLSVQDAVDSVPLGNTCRTVIRLSPGIYRQPVYVPKRKNFITFAGISPEITVITWNNTASKIEHHQASRVIGTGTFGCGTVIVEGEDFISENVTFENSAPEGSGQAVAIRVTADRCAFYNCRFLGWQDTLYLHHGKQYLKDCYVEGSVDFIFGNSTALLEHCHIHCKSQGFITAQSRKSCQESTGYVFLRCVITGNGESGYMYLGRPWGPFGRVVLAYTYMDACIRHDGWHNWGNAENERSACFYEYRCFGPGSCSSGRVTWSRELMDEEAGHFLHHSFVDPDQDRPWLCLRMGVKTPYSA, encoded by the exons ATGGAGACGAGTAGAGTGGTGAGGGTTACGCAAGACGGCTCCGGAGATTACCTCTCCGTCCAAGACGCAGTCGACTCGGTTCCTCTCGGAAACACGTGTCGCACCGTGATCCGTCTCTCGCCGGGGATTTACAGACAGCCTGTGTACGTGCCCAAGAGGAAAAACTTCATCACTTTCGCCGGAATCTCCCCGGAGATCACCGTCATCACTTGGAACAACACGGCTTCCAAAATCGAGCATCaccag GCGTCTAGAGTTATAGGGACGGGAACGTTTGGGTGCGGGACTGTTATCGTCGAAGGTGAAGACTTTATTTCAGAGAACGTTACTTTTGAGAACTCTGCTCCCGAG GGATCAGGGCAAGCTGTGGCGATTAGAGTCACTGCAGACCGTTGTGCCTTTTATAACTGTCGATTTCTCGGATGGCAG GACACGCTATATTTGCATCATGGGAAACAATATTTGAAAGACTGCTATGTGGAGGGAAGTGTGGATTTCATATTTGGAAACAGCACCGCGCTCTTGGAACACTGCCATATCCACTGCAAATCTCAGGGTTTTATTACAGCACAAAGCCGGAAATCGTGTCAGGAATCTACTGGTTACGTCTTCCTAAG ATGTGTGATCACGGGGAATGGTGAGAGTGGGTATATGTATCTAGGAAGGCCATGGGGACCATTTGGGAGAGTGGTCCTTGCATACACTTATATGGATGCGTGTATCAGACATGATGGTTGGCATAATTGGGGAAACGCAGAGAATGAGAGAAGTGCTTGCTTTTATGAGTACAG GTGCTTTGGTCCGGGTAGCTGTTCGTCTGGACGTGTTACGTGGtcaagagaactgatggatgaaGAAGCTGGACACTTTCTGCATCATAGCTTTGTGGATCCAGATCAGGACCGGCCTTGGTTGTGTCTGAGAATGGGAGTGAAAACACCATATTCTGCGTAG
- the LOC108811547 gene encoding uncharacterized protein At5g39570: MPYYTRDDDEVDDFNEYDPTPYSGGYDITVTYGRSIPPSDETCYPLSSRSGDAFEYQRPVFSSSHEPSAYGNQALKTEYSSYARPKTRPGGHGGAHVEGEYGGSGSDYGRKPGSGYGGRTEVEYGHTKYSGKDSGDEKKMKKEKKKDKKKDGNVSDDDEKKKKKKEKDQYKHHNDHHDDDGYDEEKKKKKEKDHHGDDEKKKKKDYHDDGYDEKKKKDKDHHDDDEKKKKDKDHHDDDEKKKKKDHHDDYDEKKKKKDDHDEKKKKKEKDNHDSDDEKKKNKKKDKHHKGHD, encoded by the exons ATGCCGTACTACACCAGGGACGACGATGAAGTGGACGACTTCAACGAGTACGATCCGACGCCGTATAGCGGAGGCTACGACATCACCGTGACGTACGGCCGCTCGATCCCGCCGTCAGACGAGACTTGTTACCCTCTCTCCTCTCGCTCAGGTGACGCCTTCGAGTACCAGCGGCCCGTGTTTTCTTCCAGCCACGAGCCTTCTGCTTATGGCAACCAGGCTCTCAAAACAGAGTATAGTAGCTATGCCCGACCCAAGACCCGACCCGGAGGTCACGGAGGCGCTCACGTTGAAGGGGAGTACGGTGGATCTGGTTCTGACTATGGCCGGAAACCTGGTTCTGGCTATGGTGGGAGAACGGAGGTTGAGTATGGCCACACAAAATAT AGTGGGAAGGACTCTGGTgatgagaagaagatgaagaaggaaaagaagaaggATAAGAAAAAGGATGGTAATGTCTCTGACgatgatgagaagaagaaaaagaagaaggagaaggaccAATACAAGCACCACAACGACcatcatgatgatgatggttatgatgaggaaaagaagaagaagaaggagaaggaccATCATGGTGatgatgaaaagaagaagaaaaaggactATCATGATGATGGTTATGacgagaaaaagaagaaggacaaggatcatcatgatgatgatgagaagaaaaagaaggacaAGGAtcatcatgatgatgatgagaagaagaagaaaaaggaccatcatgatgattatgatgagaagaagaagaagaaagacgaTCATgatgagaaaaagaagaagaaggagaaggacaatcatgatagtgatgatgagaagaagaagaacaagaagaaggatAAGCACCACAAGGGCCATGACTAA
- the LOC130496472 gene encoding transmembrane emp24 domain-containing protein p24delta11-like has product MDLRSSCMVQMTTLRWMITITMLMMMRGGESMRLDLESGMTKCIADDIKLNYLTVGTYSVVNPNEALHLPASHKIIVTVASPKGHTQHEARDVESGKFVFTAVEDGDYTTCFIAPVFKPPAKFAVDFEWKSGVEAKDWATIAKRGQINMLEVEVRKLLDVTESIHDEMFLLREREREMQELNRSTNSRMAGLSLFSLLVTFSVAGIQLWHLKSFLERKKLL; this is encoded by the exons ATGGATTTGCGATCATCATGTATGGTTCAGATGACAACGTTAAGATGGATGATAACGATCAcaatgttgatgatgatgagaggAGGAGAATCGATGAGATTGGATCTGGAATCAGGCATGACCAAATGCATCGCCGACgacattaaattaaattatctgACTGTCGGAACTTACTCCGTCGTCAATCCCAACGAAGCTCTCCATCTTCCTGCTTCTCACAAAATCATTGTCACT GTGGCGTCACCTAAAGGGCACACTCAACACGAAGCAAGAGATGTGGAGTCTGGGAAATTCGTGTTCACGGCGGTGGAAGACGGAGATTACACAACGTGTTTTATTGCTCCTGTTTTTAAACCTCCGGCCAAATTCGCCGTTGATTTCGAATGGAAAAGTGGCGTGGAGGCTAAAGATTGGGCCACCATCGCCAAGAGAGGCCAGATCAAC ATGCTGGAGGTGGAGGTGAGGAAACTACTGGACGTGACGGAGTCTATACACGACGAAATGTTTCTACTCCGGGAGAG GGAGCGGGAAATGCAGGAGCTAAACCGGTCGACCAACTCGAGAATGGCGGGTCTAAGTTTATTCTCATTGTTGGTTACGTTTTCGGTAGCCGGCATACAACTGTGGCATCTCAAGTCATTCTTGGAGAGGAAGAAGCTTCTCTAA
- the LOC108809775 gene encoding uncharacterized protein LOC108809775 codes for MVRQRRKSEKEEEKREQEDGEQEDQKVQPMQRTVSRRNMQSLVIGLVGGALTLGAYSQTYVSPGTSIGAGLFVLFFGLLVSEGFISL; via the coding sequence ATGGTGAGACAGAGAAGGAAGtcggagaaagaagaagagaagcgaGAACAAGAAGATGGAGAACAAGAAGATCAGAAGGTGCAGCCGATGCAAAGAACCGTGAGCAGAAGAAACATGCAATCTCTGGTGATCGGGCTCGTTGGAGGTGCGTTGACTCTCGGTGCTTATTCTCAGACCTATGTTTCTCCGGGCACATCTATAGGCGCTGGTCTCTTTGTCCTCTTCTTTGGCTTGCTTGTCAGCGAAGGCTTTATCtctctttaa
- the LOC130495601 gene encoding uncharacterized protein LOC130495601, which produces MGSSSRFGSDHMIDRKGKGILVEEEDEEIILLEEEDDAHTIREYRMSLIGKVLNPKKQIVEKLIQCMHAQWKMEDKITANDLGNGKFLFNFSSEEDIQAVLRQGPFHYNFCMFVLVRWEPIVHDDYPWIVPFWVEITGIPLHLWTVKNMRKIGGRLGHVDSMELSAGRLLIDVDSRKPLVFSRKIQSPEGDEVTIKMHYGTVV; this is translated from the coding sequence ATGGGTTCATCAAGCCGTTTTGGATCAGATCACATGATCGATAGGAAAGGGAAAGGTATTCTCGTcgaggaggaggatgaggagATTATCCTACTTGAGGAGGAAGATGATGCTCATACGATTCGTGAATATCGTATGTCTCTAATCGGAAAGGTTCTCAACCCTAAGAAGCAGATTGTAGAGAAGTTAATCCAATGTATGCATGCTCAATGGAAGATGGAAGATAAGATCACTGCAAATGATCTAGGTAATGGGaagtttttatttaacttttcaTCTGAAGAGGACATCCAAGCGGTTCTACGTCAGGGTCCCTTCCACTACAACTTTTGTATGTTTGTTCTGGTGCGCTGGGAGCCAATTGTGCACGATGACTATCCATGGATAGTTCCATTTTGGGTGGAGATTACTGGCATTCCACTACATCTTTGGACTGTGAAAAACATGAGGAAGATTGGTGGAAGACTTGGACATGTTGACTCTATGGAGCTCTCGGCTGGTAGGCTGCTGATTGATGTTGATTCGAGGAAGCCTTTAGTGTTTTCGAGGAAGATTCAATCGCCGGAAGGTGATGAGGTTACAATTAAGATGCACTATGGAACTGTTGTTTAA